A genomic window from Pseudomonas argentinensis includes:
- the lpxK gene encoding tetraacyldisaccharide 4'-kinase — translation MASFADRLVKAWYEGHPALALLRPLEALYRGVVEGKRARFLAGEGEIYRAPVPLIVVGNITVGGTGKTPLILWLVEQCQARGLRVGVISRGYGAKPPSLPWRVRAGHSAEQSGDEPLLIVQRSGVPLMIDPDRSRAARALLAEEPLDLLLSDDGLQHYRLARDVELVLIDAARGLGNARCLPAGPLREPAERLQSVDACLYNGAAQDPSGGYGFTLVPSALINLRSGERRPLDHFPPGQAMHAVAGIGNPQRFFKTLEALHWRPVAHAFADHAAYSAELLNFSPALPLLMTEKDAVKCRAFATDDWWYLAVDAQPSAAFRAWFDARLERLLSERH, via the coding sequence ATGGCGAGCTTCGCCGACCGTCTGGTCAAGGCCTGGTACGAGGGGCATCCGGCGTTGGCGCTGCTGCGCCCGCTGGAGGCCCTGTACCGCGGTGTGGTAGAGGGCAAGCGCGCGCGCTTCCTGGCGGGCGAGGGCGAGATCTACCGTGCCCCCGTGCCGTTGATCGTGGTGGGTAACATCACCGTGGGCGGCACCGGCAAGACTCCCTTGATTCTCTGGCTGGTCGAGCAGTGCCAGGCCCGTGGCCTGCGCGTCGGGGTCATCAGTCGCGGTTATGGCGCCAAGCCGCCGAGCCTGCCCTGGCGGGTCCGTGCCGGACACAGCGCCGAGCAGTCAGGCGACGAGCCGCTGCTGATCGTGCAGCGCAGCGGCGTGCCGCTGATGATCGACCCGGATCGCAGCCGTGCCGCTCGCGCCTTGCTGGCCGAAGAACCGCTGGATCTGCTGCTCAGCGATGACGGCCTGCAGCATTACCGCCTGGCCCGTGATGTGGAGCTGGTGCTGATCGATGCCGCCCGCGGCCTCGGCAATGCCCGCTGTCTGCCTGCCGGGCCGCTGCGCGAGCCGGCCGAGCGGCTGCAGAGCGTGGATGCCTGCCTCTATAACGGCGCGGCGCAGGACCCGTCCGGTGGTTACGGCTTCACCCTGGTGCCCAGCGCCCTGATCAACCTGCGCAGCGGCGAGCGCCGTCCGCTCGATCATTTCCCCCCGGGCCAGGCCATGCATGCCGTGGCCGGCATCGGCAACCCGCAGCGTTTCTTCAAAACCCTCGAGGCGCTACACTGGCGGCCTGTCGCGCATGCCTTCGCCGACCATGCTGCGTACAGCGCCGAGCTGCTGAATTTCTCGCCGGCGCTGCCGCTGCTGATGACCGAGAAGGACGCGGTGAAGTGCCGGGCCTTTGCGACCGACGACTGGTGGTACCTGGCCGTCGATGCCCAGCCGTCTGCTGCCTTCCGCGCCTGGTTCGACGCCCGGCTGGAACGTCTGCTCTCCGAACGGCACTAA
- a CDS encoding MotA/TolQ/ExbB proton channel family protein encodes MWELVKAGGWVMLPIILCSIAALGIIAERLWTLRVSRVTPPQLLGQVWRWIKDKQLNNQKLKELRADSPLGEILAAGLANSKHGREIMKECIEEAAARVVHEMERYLNALGTIAGITPLLGLLGTVIAMIDIFGSFVGGSTANPALLAGGISKALITTASGLAVAIPALFFHRFLQRRVDELVIGMEQEAIKLVEMVQGERDVDLADEPKPAKGSKKA; translated from the coding sequence GTGTGGGAACTGGTTAAAGCTGGCGGCTGGGTGATGCTGCCGATCATTCTGTGTTCAATCGCCGCTCTGGGCATCATTGCCGAGCGCCTATGGACCCTGCGCGTCAGCCGCGTCACGCCGCCGCAGCTGCTGGGGCAGGTATGGCGCTGGATCAAGGACAAGCAACTCAACAACCAGAAGCTCAAGGAGCTGCGCGCCGACTCGCCGCTGGGCGAAATCCTCGCCGCTGGCCTGGCCAACTCCAAGCACGGTCGCGAAATCATGAAGGAGTGTATCGAGGAGGCCGCCGCCCGCGTGGTTCACGAGATGGAGCGCTACCTCAATGCCCTGGGCACCATCGCCGGCATCACGCCGTTGCTTGGCCTGCTGGGTACGGTGATCGCCATGATCGATATCTTCGGCTCCTTCGTGGGCGGCAGCACCGCCAACCCGGCGCTGCTCGCTGGCGGCATCTCCAAGGCGCTGATCACCACCGCATCGGGCCTGGCCGTGGCCATTCCGGCGCTGTTCTTCCACCGTTTCCTGCAGCGCCGCGTCGACGAGCTAGTGATCGGCATGGAGCAGGAGGCGATCAAGCTGGTGGAAATGGTCCAGGGCGAGCGTGACGTCGACCTGGCCGACGAGCCCAAGCCTGCCAAGGGGAGCAAGAAGGCGTGA
- a CDS encoding ExbD/TolR family protein — protein sequence MKFRRRQREQVEINLASLIDVVFILLLFFVVTTTFTRETRMQVDLPEAASGTPPEQSELKQLEVVISADGSFSLNGQALIKNDLDNLMAALQKESGGDNSLPLTISADAKTSHQSVITAMDAAGKLGFAHLRITTVETQAAP from the coding sequence GTGAAGTTCAGACGTAGACAGCGCGAGCAGGTCGAGATCAATCTCGCCTCGCTGATCGACGTGGTGTTCATCCTGCTGCTGTTTTTCGTGGTGACCACCACCTTCACCCGGGAAACCCGCATGCAGGTCGACCTGCCCGAGGCGGCCAGTGGCACGCCGCCGGAGCAGAGCGAACTCAAGCAGCTGGAAGTGGTGATCTCTGCCGATGGCAGTTTCTCGCTCAATGGCCAGGCCCTGATCAAGAACGACCTGGACAACCTGATGGCGGCGCTGCAGAAGGAGTCCGGTGGCGACAACAGCCTGCCGCTGACCATCAGCGCCGACGCCAAGACCAGCCACCAGTCGGTGATCACCGCCATGGACGCCGCCGGCAAGCTGGGCTTCGCGCACCTGCGCATCACCACGGTCGAGACCCAGGCAGCGCCCTGA
- a CDS encoding lipoprotein-releasing ABC transporter permease subunit, with product MFRPLSVFIGLRYTRAKRRNHFISFISLTSMIGLSLGVLAMIVVLSVMNGFHREMSSRILGMVPHATIAGAPALADWQAPAKVALENPQVEAAVPFAELEGMLSYRGVMQPIQLHGIDPALEPKVSIIGDHMVQGRLSDLREGEYGVIIGEITARRFQLQIGDRLALIVPEVSSVPGGITPRMQRLNVVGIFKVGADLDSSLALINVTDAAQIQRLEPGSVQSIRLKLKDLYQSPQVAAAIATQLGEGYHASDWTQTQGSLFSAMKMEKTMIGLLLLLIVAVAAFNIIATLIMVVADKGADIAILRTLGATPRQIMGIFMVQGTVIGVIGTLIGGVLGVLAALNVSELVGWLERVSGQHVFSSDVYFISTLPSELQVADVVLICSAALTLSFLATLYPSWRASRTQPAEALRYE from the coding sequence ATGTTTCGCCCGCTGAGTGTCTTCATCGGCCTGCGTTACACCCGCGCCAAGCGGCGTAATCACTTCATCTCGTTCATTTCCCTGACCTCGATGATCGGCCTGTCCCTGGGGGTGCTGGCGATGATCGTGGTGCTGTCGGTGATGAACGGCTTCCACCGGGAAATGAGCTCGCGCATCCTCGGCATGGTGCCCCACGCGACCATCGCCGGGGCGCCGGCCCTGGCCGACTGGCAGGCGCCGGCCAAGGTGGCGCTGGAGAATCCGCAGGTCGAGGCCGCGGTGCCGTTCGCCGAGCTGGAAGGCATGCTGTCGTACCGCGGCGTGATGCAGCCGATCCAGCTGCATGGCATCGACCCGGCGCTGGAACCGAAGGTGTCGATCATCGGTGACCACATGGTGCAGGGCCGCCTGAGCGACCTGCGCGAAGGCGAGTACGGGGTGATCATCGGCGAGATCACCGCACGGCGCTTCCAGCTGCAGATCGGTGATCGCCTGGCCCTGATCGTGCCGGAAGTCAGCTCGGTGCCCGGCGGCATCACGCCGCGCATGCAGCGCCTCAACGTGGTCGGCATCTTCAAGGTCGGCGCCGACCTGGATAGCTCCCTGGCACTGATCAACGTCACCGATGCCGCGCAGATCCAGCGCCTGGAGCCGGGGTCGGTGCAGAGCATTCGCCTCAAGCTCAAGGACCTGTACCAGTCGCCCCAGGTGGCGGCGGCGATTGCCACGCAGCTGGGCGAGGGCTACCACGCCAGCGACTGGACGCAGACCCAGGGCAGCCTGTTCAGCGCCATGAAGATGGAGAAGACCATGATCGGTCTGCTGCTGCTGCTGATCGTCGCGGTGGCCGCTTTCAACATCATCGCCACGCTGATCATGGTGGTCGCCGACAAGGGCGCCGATATCGCCATCCTGCGCACCCTGGGCGCCACGCCGCGGCAGATCATGGGCATCTTCATGGTCCAGGGCACGGTGATCGGGGTGATCGGCACCCTGATCGGTGGGGTGCTCGGGGTGCTGGCGGCCCTCAACGTCAGCGAGCTGGTAGGCTGGCTGGAGCGCGTCAGCGGCCAGCACGTGTTCAGCTCCGACGTGTACTTCATCAGCACCCTGCCGTCGGAACTGCAGGTCGCCGACGTGGTGCTGATCTGCAGCGCCGCGCTGACCCTGAGCTTCCTTGCCACCCTGTATCCGTCCTGGCGCGCGTCGCGTACCCAGCCGGCCGAGGCATTGCGTTACGAATGA
- a CDS encoding Trm112 family protein: MDPKLLDILACPITKGPLKLSQDKTELISKGAGVAYPIRDGIPVMLESEARTLNDDERLDK; the protein is encoded by the coding sequence ATGGACCCGAAACTGCTCGATATCCTGGCCTGCCCGATCACCAAGGGCCCGCTCAAGCTCAGCCAGGACAAGACCGAACTGATCAGCAAGGGCGCCGGTGTGGCCTATCCGATCCGCGATGGCATTCCGGTGATGCTGGAAAGCGAAGCCCGCACCCTCAACGATGACGAGCGCCTGGACAAGTAA
- a CDS encoding DNA internalization-related competence protein ComEC/Rec2: MDGTQTGDLRSALLALAAGLLLLRFIPQLPPVSLLLACALLGLILLPFRGYRIGLLLLGFSWACLSAQGALDDRLDPELDGRTLWLEGRVVDLPDVRDGVVRFHLAEPQSRRAELPQLLRLSWYDGPAIRAGEVWRLAVNLKRPHGLVNPQSFDYEAWLLAQRIGGVGTIKSGQRLSEAGGGAAWRDGVRQHMLAKDPHGRAGGLAALVLGDSSGLSVADWRVLQDTGTVHLLVISGQHVTLVAGISYGLVFWLARLGWWPRALPWLPVACLLGFASALGYSLLAGFEVPVQRACAMIGLVLLWRWRFRHLGITLPLLMALVAVLLLEPLAVLQPGFWLSFGAVGLLILIFAARLGVWAWWRTLGRAQWAMTLGLLPMLLALGLPISASSPLANLIAVPWVGFAVVPLALLGTLLLPVPWLGEGLLWLAGFSLEWLFRLLGLMAAWLPAWLPSKLPLWGWLLVALGTLFILLPGGVPLRSLGLILLLPLLFTPVERPAEQRAEVWMLDVGQGLSMLVLTRQHALLYDAGPSFGDFDLGERVVLPSLRALDVRALDMLLISHSDNDHSGGAEAVARGMPVKRVVSGEAPALPVGLDAEACAEENWSWDGVKFGTWRWAEATNSNSSSCVLMIEAAGERILLTGDIDARAERALIDSGHDLQARWLVAPHHGSRSSSSWALLKAVQPQAVLYSRGKHNAYGHPHPSIVSRYAAFDARAYDSVETGALRIDLGSFGEPQALREIPRFWREK, encoded by the coding sequence ATGGACGGGACGCAAACCGGCGACTTGCGCAGCGCATTGTTGGCACTGGCCGCCGGCCTTCTGTTGCTGCGCTTCATACCCCAGCTGCCACCGGTCTCCCTGCTGCTGGCGTGCGCGCTGCTCGGGCTGATCCTCCTGCCGTTTCGCGGTTACCGGATCGGCCTGTTGCTGCTCGGATTCAGCTGGGCCTGCCTGTCGGCCCAAGGGGCGCTGGATGATCGCCTGGATCCCGAACTGGACGGCCGCACGCTGTGGCTGGAGGGCAGGGTGGTGGACCTGCCGGATGTCCGTGACGGCGTGGTGCGCTTTCATCTGGCCGAGCCACAGTCGCGCCGTGCCGAGCTGCCGCAGCTGCTGCGTCTGTCCTGGTACGACGGGCCAGCGATTCGCGCTGGTGAGGTCTGGCGCCTGGCGGTGAACCTCAAGCGGCCCCACGGCCTGGTCAACCCGCAATCCTTCGATTACGAAGCCTGGCTGCTGGCCCAGCGCATAGGCGGCGTGGGCACCATCAAGTCCGGCCAGCGCCTGAGCGAAGCGGGCGGCGGCGCGGCGTGGCGCGATGGCGTGCGTCAGCACATGCTCGCCAAGGATCCCCACGGCCGCGCCGGTGGGCTGGCCGCCCTGGTGCTGGGCGACAGCTCGGGCCTGTCGGTAGCCGACTGGCGAGTGCTGCAGGACACCGGCACGGTGCACCTGCTGGTGATTTCCGGGCAGCACGTGACCTTGGTGGCGGGGATATCCTACGGCCTGGTGTTCTGGCTGGCCCGGCTGGGCTGGTGGCCACGCGCACTGCCCTGGCTGCCGGTAGCCTGCCTGCTGGGCTTCGCCTCGGCGCTGGGCTACAGCCTGTTGGCCGGCTTCGAGGTGCCGGTGCAGCGGGCCTGCGCGATGATCGGCCTGGTGCTGCTGTGGCGCTGGCGCTTTCGCCATCTGGGCATCACCTTGCCCTTGCTGATGGCACTGGTCGCGGTGCTGCTCCTGGAACCCCTGGCGGTGTTGCAGCCGGGCTTCTGGCTGTCGTTCGGTGCGGTAGGGCTGTTGATTCTGATCTTCGCTGCGCGCCTGGGCGTCTGGGCCTGGTGGCGAACCCTGGGCCGTGCGCAGTGGGCGATGACCCTGGGCCTGCTGCCGATGCTGCTGGCCCTGGGCCTGCCGATCAGCGCCAGCAGCCCCCTGGCTAACCTGATCGCCGTGCCCTGGGTCGGTTTCGCCGTGGTGCCGCTGGCGCTGCTCGGCACCTTGCTGCTGCCGGTGCCCTGGCTCGGCGAAGGGCTGCTGTGGCTGGCCGGCTTCTCCCTGGAGTGGCTGTTCCGCCTGCTCGGCTTGATGGCCGCCTGGCTGCCGGCCTGGTTGCCCAGCAAGCTGCCGTTGTGGGGCTGGCTACTGGTGGCGCTGGGCACGCTGTTCATCTTGTTGCCGGGCGGTGTGCCGTTGCGCAGCTTGGGCCTGATCCTGCTGCTGCCTTTATTGTTCACGCCGGTAGAGCGGCCGGCTGAGCAACGCGCAGAAGTGTGGATGCTGGATGTCGGCCAGGGCCTGTCGATGTTGGTGCTGACCCGCCAGCATGCGCTGCTGTATGACGCCGGCCCGAGCTTTGGCGATTTCGACCTGGGCGAGCGGGTGGTGCTGCCCTCGTTGCGGGCGCTGGATGTGCGCGCCTTGGACATGCTGCTGATCAGCCATTCGGACAACGATCATTCCGGTGGTGCCGAGGCGGTCGCGCGGGGCATGCCGGTGAAGCGCGTGGTCAGTGGCGAGGCGCCCGCGCTACCCGTTGGGCTCGATGCAGAGGCGTGCGCGGAAGAAAACTGGTCGTGGGATGGGGTAAAGTTCGGCACCTGGCGCTGGGCTGAGGCGACGAACAGCAACTCGTCTTCCTGCGTGTTGATGATCGAGGCGGCTGGCGAGCGCATCCTGCTGACCGGGGATATCGACGCACGGGCCGAGCGCGCGCTGATCGACAGCGGTCATGATCTGCAGGCCCGCTGGCTGGTGGCGCCGCACCATGGCAGCCGCAGTTCGTCGTCCTGGGCCTTGCTCAAGGCGGTGCAGCCCCAGGCGGTGCTGTATTCGCGGGGCAAGCACAATGCCTATGGCCATCCCCATCCGAGCATCGTCTCTCGTTACGCGGCCTTCGATGCCCGTGCCTATGACAGCGTCGAGACCGGCGCGCTGCGTATCGACCTCGGTAGCTTCGGCGAGCCGCAGGCGCTGCGCGAAATACCGCGTTTCTGGCGGGAAAAATGA
- a CDS encoding low molecular weight protein-tyrosine-phosphatase: protein MRVLFVCLGNICRSPTAEAVLRQRLQRAGLAERIEVDSAGTGDWHVGKVPDSRTQQAASRRGYDLSSLRGRQVSVDDFARCDLILAMDGANLRDLQRLRPAQARGELDLYLRRFGLAEDEVPDPYYGGSEGFEHVLDLLEQASDALLVELKGRL from the coding sequence ATGCGCGTGCTGTTCGTCTGCCTGGGCAACATCTGCCGTTCGCCCACCGCCGAGGCGGTGTTGCGCCAGCGTCTGCAGCGGGCCGGCCTGGCCGAGCGCATCGAAGTCGATTCCGCCGGCACTGGCGACTGGCACGTCGGCAAGGTGCCGGATTCGCGTACCCAGCAGGCAGCCAGCCGTCGTGGCTACGACCTGTCCAGCCTGCGCGGCCGCCAGGTCTCGGTCGACGACTTCGCCCGTTGCGACCTGATCCTGGCCATGGACGGCGCCAACCTGCGCGACCTGCAGCGCCTGCGCCCGGCCCAGGCACGGGGCGAGCTGGATCTGTACCTGCGCCGTTTCGGCCTGGCCGAGGACGAGGTGCCGGATCCCTATTACGGTGGCAGCGAAGGTTTCGAGCACGTGCTGGATCTGCTCGAGCAGGCCAGCGATGCCCTGCTGGTCGAACTCAAGGGGCGGCTATGA
- the murB gene encoding UDP-N-acetylmuramate dehydrogenase — translation MSLVVQSGVSLKAYNSFGVNVAARYWAEAGDEHQVRQALDAARERQVPLLVLGGGSNLLLTADVEALVLRMVGRGIRVLADDGQRVQIEAEAGEPWHDFVLWTLGQDLVGLENLSLIPGTVGASPVQNIGAYGVELKDCFLGLTALDRQSGEVHEFDLQACAFAYRDSLFKRESGRWIILRVRFALSRHAPLHLDYGPVRQRLAEQGIEAPTALDVSRAICAIRREKLPDPAVLGNAGSFFKNPLVPAELAQRLQAEHVDLVAYPQADGQAKLAAGWLIEKAGWKGYRDGDAGVHRLQALVLVNHGNASGQQLLGLARRIQADIAERFGVSLEIEPNVL, via the coding sequence ATGAGCCTGGTGGTGCAGTCGGGCGTATCGCTCAAGGCCTACAACAGCTTTGGCGTGAACGTGGCCGCGCGCTACTGGGCCGAGGCCGGCGACGAGCATCAGGTGCGCCAGGCGCTCGACGCGGCGCGCGAGCGTCAGGTGCCGCTGCTGGTGCTTGGCGGTGGCAGCAACCTGCTGTTGACCGCCGATGTCGAGGCGCTGGTATTGCGCATGGTCGGCCGCGGCATCCGCGTGCTCGCCGACGATGGTCAGCGCGTGCAGATCGAAGCCGAAGCTGGCGAGCCCTGGCACGACTTCGTGCTGTGGACGCTGGGCCAGGACCTGGTCGGGCTGGAAAACCTCAGCCTGATCCCCGGTACCGTCGGCGCCTCGCCGGTGCAGAACATCGGCGCCTACGGTGTCGAGCTCAAGGACTGTTTCCTCGGTCTGACGGCCCTGGATCGACAGAGCGGCGAGGTTCACGAGTTCGACCTGCAGGCGTGCGCCTTCGCCTATCGCGACAGCTTGTTCAAGCGTGAAAGCGGGCGCTGGATCATCCTGCGCGTGCGCTTCGCTCTGAGCCGCCACGCGCCGCTGCATCTCGATTACGGCCCGGTGCGCCAGCGCCTGGCGGAGCAGGGCATCGAGGCGCCAACTGCCCTGGATGTCAGCCGCGCCATCTGCGCCATCCGCCGCGAGAAACTGCCGGACCCTGCCGTGCTCGGCAACGCCGGCAGCTTCTTCAAGAATCCCCTGGTGCCAGCCGAACTGGCGCAGCGTCTGCAGGCCGAGCATGTCGACCTGGTGGCCTATCCCCAGGCCGACGGCCAGGCGAAGCTGGCAGCTGGCTGGCTGATCGAAAAGGCCGGCTGGAAGGGCTACCGCGACGGCGATGCCGGCGTGCACCGGCTGCAGGCGCTGGTGCTGGTCAACCATGGCAACGCCAGCGGGCAGCAACTGCTCGGCCTGGCACGGCGCATCCAGGCGGATATCGCCGAGCGCTTTGGCGTCAGCCTGGAGATCGAGCCGAACGTGCTCTGA
- the kdsB gene encoding 3-deoxy-manno-octulosonate cytidylyltransferase, giving the protein MSNAFTVVIPARYASTRLPGKPLQDIAGKPMVQHVWEQACKSSATQVVVATDDARIVEACQGFGARVLLTRADHNSGTDRLAEVATALGLAADAIVVNVQGDEPLVPPSIIDQVAANLGGNPQAGIATLAEPIEDVATLFNPNVVKVASDLNGLALTFSRAPLPWARDAFAADRDALPADVPYRRHIGIYAYRAGFLQDFVAWGPCWLENTECLEQLRALWHGVRIHVADALEAPPAGVDTREDLERVRRLLGA; this is encoded by the coding sequence ATGAGTAACGCCTTTACCGTGGTGATTCCGGCGCGCTATGCGTCCACCCGCCTGCCCGGCAAGCCGCTGCAGGACATTGCCGGCAAGCCGATGGTCCAGCACGTGTGGGAGCAGGCCTGCAAGAGCAGTGCGACCCAGGTGGTGGTGGCCACCGACGATGCCCGTATCGTCGAGGCCTGCCAGGGTTTCGGCGCCAGGGTGCTGCTGACCCGGGCCGATCACAACTCCGGCACCGATCGCCTGGCCGAAGTGGCCACGGCGCTGGGCCTGGCAGCCGATGCCATCGTGGTCAACGTGCAGGGTGACGAGCCGCTGGTACCGCCGTCGATCATCGACCAGGTGGCAGCCAACCTGGGCGGCAATCCCCAGGCGGGCATCGCCACCCTGGCCGAGCCCATCGAGGATGTCGCCACGCTGTTCAACCCCAACGTGGTCAAGGTCGCCAGCGACCTCAACGGCCTGGCGCTGACCTTCAGCCGGGCACCGCTGCCCTGGGCGCGGGATGCCTTCGCCGCCGACCGCGACGCCTTGCCGGCGGACGTGCCTTACCGCCGGCATATCGGTATCTATGCCTACCGCGCCGGTTTTCTGCAGGACTTCGTCGCCTGGGGCCCGTGCTGGCTGGAAAACACCGAATGCCTGGAGCAGCTGCGCGCGCTCTGGCATGGCGTGCGTATCCATGTCGCCGATGCGCTGGAAGCGCCGCCCGCGGGCGTCGATACCAGGGAAGATCTGGAACGCGTGCGCCGGTTGCTGGGCGCCTGA
- a CDS encoding ISL3 family transposase: MRDINTFLPFWEGFSVVTIKPDGDALQIELIPHATRFPSCGGCQKPCSTTHEYCERTIRDLPILGRAVRLSVLLRRVGCRDCGKRMEAVSWLDRYARMTRRLAEAVIQACERLPTLHVAQMFGLHWDTVRLLERRALQAALSVLPKAQPRRLVMDEFALFKGHRYASVVLDADTRRVLWIGEGRSRAAVRPFFEELGPEGCARIEAVAMDMNTAFDLEVRQHCLNARVVYDLFHVVAKYGREVIDRVRVDEANRLRHDKPARKVIKQARWLLLRNPQNLKAPEQQVRLEDLLAANQALMTVYLMKAELKTLWTPSTAWAWRSAWKQWLRHAQESELPALIQFAKRLKTYWRGIISRVRWPMHTGQLEGINNRIKVIKRMAYGYRDSEFFFMKIKSVFPGNP; the protein is encoded by the coding sequence ATGCGCGATATTAATACTTTCCTTCCTTTTTGGGAGGGCTTTTCTGTCGTCACGATCAAGCCTGATGGCGACGCGCTTCAGATCGAACTGATTCCCCACGCCACCCGATTCCCTTCCTGTGGCGGCTGCCAAAAGCCCTGTTCAACCACTCATGAGTATTGCGAACGAACCATTCGCGATCTGCCGATTCTCGGCCGTGCGGTGCGCCTCAGCGTGTTGCTCAGGCGGGTGGGCTGTCGTGACTGCGGCAAGCGCATGGAGGCTGTCAGTTGGCTGGACCGCTATGCCCGCATGACGCGCCGCTTAGCCGAGGCAGTCATTCAAGCCTGCGAGCGCCTTCCCACGCTACACGTGGCTCAGATGTTCGGGCTGCATTGGGACACCGTTCGGTTGCTGGAGCGTCGAGCCTTGCAAGCGGCGTTGAGCGTTTTGCCAAAGGCGCAACCGCGACGCCTAGTGATGGACGAGTTCGCCCTTTTCAAAGGTCATCGTTACGCCAGTGTGGTGCTGGATGCGGATACCCGGCGAGTGCTGTGGATCGGTGAAGGCCGCAGCCGAGCGGCAGTCAGGCCTTTCTTCGAAGAACTGGGGCCAGAGGGTTGTGCTCGAATCGAAGCGGTGGCGATGGACATGAACACCGCTTTTGACCTGGAGGTTCGTCAGCACTGTCTCAACGCGAGAGTGGTCTACGACCTCTTCCATGTGGTGGCCAAATATGGCCGAGAGGTGATTGATCGGGTCCGCGTCGACGAGGCTAACCGGTTGCGCCACGACAAGCCTGCCCGCAAGGTCATCAAGCAGGCGCGATGGCTATTGCTGCGCAATCCGCAGAACTTGAAAGCGCCGGAACAACAGGTCCGTCTGGAGGACCTGCTGGCCGCCAACCAAGCGTTGATGACGGTCTATTTGATGAAGGCTGAACTCAAAACACTCTGGACGCCGAGTACTGCCTGGGCCTGGCGATCGGCCTGGAAGCAATGGCTGCGCCATGCCCAGGAAAGCGAACTACCGGCTCTGATCCAGTTCGCCAAACGACTAAAGACTTACTGGCGGGGCATCATCAGCCGGGTTCGCTGGCCGATGCACACCGGTCAGTTGGAAGGAATAAACAATCGAATAAAGGTGATCAAGCGGATGGCGTACGGTTACCGGGATAGCGAATTCTTTTTCATGAAGATCAAGAGCGTCTTTCCCGGCAATCCGTGA
- the lolD gene encoding lipoprotein-releasing ABC transporter ATP-binding protein LolD: protein MSDPVVQAQANAVLSCRNLSKRYEEGPQSVVVLDDLQLELFPGERVAIVGSSGSGKSTLLNMLGGLDTPSSGSVWLAGEELSALNEKQRGLLRNRALGFVYQFHHLLAEFTALENACMPLLIGKTPIGEARQRASELLERVGLGHRLSHKPAELSGGERQRVAIARALVNRPGLVLLDEPTGNLDNHTAQGIQELMRELSSQSQTAFLIVTHDLQLARQMDRVLSLEDGKLVRA, encoded by the coding sequence ATGAGTGATCCGGTCGTGCAGGCGCAGGCGAATGCCGTGCTCAGCTGCCGCAACCTGAGCAAGCGCTACGAAGAAGGCCCGCAATCGGTGGTGGTGCTCGACGATCTGCAATTGGAGTTGTTTCCCGGCGAACGCGTGGCCATCGTCGGCAGTTCCGGTTCGGGCAAGAGCACGTTGTTGAACATGCTCGGCGGGCTGGATACGCCGAGCAGTGGCAGCGTCTGGCTGGCCGGCGAGGAACTGTCGGCGCTCAACGAGAAGCAGCGCGGCCTGCTGCGCAACCGCGCGCTGGGTTTCGTCTACCAGTTTCACCACCTGCTGGCCGAGTTCACCGCCCTGGAAAACGCCTGCATGCCGCTGCTGATCGGCAAGACGCCGATCGGTGAGGCACGCCAGCGCGCCAGCGAGCTGCTCGAGCGCGTCGGCCTCGGCCATCGCCTGAGTCATAAACCGGCCGAATTATCCGGTGGCGAGCGGCAGCGTGTGGCGATTGCCCGGGCACTGGTCAACCGTCCCGGCCTGGTGCTGCTCGACGAGCCCACTGGCAACCTCGACAACCACACCGCCCAGGGCATCCAGGAATTGATGCGTGAGCTCAGCAGCCAGTCGCAGACGGCGTTTCTGATCGTCACCCATGACCTGCAGCTGGCGCGGCAGATGGACCGGGTGCTGAGCCTGGAAGACGGCAAGCTGGTGCGCGCCTGA